In Candidatus Methylomirabilota bacterium, a genomic segment contains:
- the pssA gene encoding CDP-diacylglycerol--serine O-phosphatidyltransferase, with amino-acid sequence MSREVRRGVYILPSILTIGNLFCGFYAIIAIYKDDLSKAVLAIIIALVVDFLDGAVARFAKATSDFGMELDSLADLVSFGVAPGMLAYVFAMQPFGRIGWLAAFLFAACGALRLARFNIQTKKLDTRYFVGLPVPAAAGIVVSSVLFLGESPSLVVLEYQVLSPEVTSALMVVLVTVTAFLMVSKVRYRSLKEIDISRRHPFTILISVILAMLVIASEPRLLLFGFFFLYALSGFFRYLPLWRKRVPVDLGEELELTPGEPRSP; translated from the coding sequence ATGAGTCGAGAGGTTCGCCGCGGGGTGTACATCCTGCCCAGCATTTTGACTATCGGGAATCTCTTTTGCGGATTCTACGCGATCATCGCGATCTATAAAGACGATCTTTCCAAAGCAGTGCTGGCCATTATCATTGCCCTCGTGGTGGATTTTCTGGATGGGGCGGTCGCGCGGTTCGCAAAGGCGACCAGCGATTTCGGAATGGAGTTGGATTCGTTGGCCGATCTGGTCTCCTTCGGGGTCGCCCCCGGCATGCTGGCTTATGTCTTTGCCATGCAGCCCTTTGGGCGAATCGGCTGGCTGGCGGCTTTTCTCTTTGCGGCCTGTGGAGCGCTCCGGCTGGCCCGCTTCAACATCCAGACCAAGAAGCTCGACACACGCTACTTCGTTGGCCTTCCGGTCCCCGCAGCGGCAGGGATCGTGGTCTCCAGCGTCCTCTTTCTGGGAGAATCTCCCTCCCTGGTCGTGTTGGAGTACCAAGTGCTTTCGCCGGAGGTGACCTCGGCACTGATGGTCGTGTTGGTGACGGTGACTGCCTTTCTCATGGTCAGCAAGGTCAGGTACCGCTCTCTGAAAGAGATCGACATTTCCCGGCGGCATCCCTTCACGATCCTCATCAGCGTGATCCTGGCCATGCTCGTTATCGCCTCGGAACCGCGGCTCCTGCTCTTTGGCTTTTTCTTCCTGTATGCCCTCTCTGGTTTCTTCAGGTACCTTCCCCTCTGGCGCAAGCGGGTCCCGGTTGACTTGGGTGAAGAGCTCGAGCTTACGCCGGGGGAGCCCCGGTCCCCCTGA
- a CDS encoding phosphatidylserine decarboxylase — protein MAYKKLQESSPLTADRRRNKFPVASEGWPFIVPLLGGAFLLWITGITVGSLFLVLLAAAVGFFFRDPERFPPAEVGAILAPADGRVVRIGPSMDGRRGTEVSIFLSLFDVHINRAPCAGRIEAVLPSAGTFRVAWKEEASRRNAQTLIHLKGGPRDIFVRQVAGILARQIVTWVQPGQEVRAGERIGMIRFGSRVDLLLPEGVGPRVQIGDQVRGGESVIGVVS, from the coding sequence GTGGCATACAAGAAACTTCAGGAATCATCGCCTTTGACAGCCGACCGACGGAGGAACAAGTTTCCGGTAGCCTCGGAGGGGTGGCCATTTATCGTGCCCCTTCTGGGAGGTGCTTTCCTCCTTTGGATAACGGGCATCACGGTAGGAAGCCTGTTCCTGGTCCTGCTCGCAGCAGCGGTCGGTTTTTTCTTCCGGGATCCAGAGCGGTTTCCACCTGCGGAGGTCGGGGCGATCCTGGCTCCGGCCGATGGACGGGTCGTCCGGATTGGCCCTTCGATGGACGGGCGGAGGGGGACGGAGGTCAGCATTTTCCTCTCCCTTTTCGATGTCCACATCAACCGTGCCCCGTGCGCCGGCCGGATCGAGGCGGTGCTTCCAAGTGCGGGGACCTTTCGGGTCGCATGGAAGGAAGAAGCCTCCCGGAGAAACGCCCAGACCTTGATCCACCTCAAAGGGGGCCCAAGAGACATATTCGTTCGGCAGGTGGCTGGGATCTTGGCCCGGCAGATCGTCACATGGGTTCAACCCGGGCAAGAAGTTCGGGCAGGCGAGCGTATTGGTATGATTCGCTTTGGATCTCGGGTGGATCTGCTTTTGCCTGAAGGTGTGGGTCCGAGGGTGCAGATCGGGGATCAGGTGAGGGGCGGCGAGAGCGTCATCGGGGTGGTCTCATGA
- a CDS encoding polyhydroxyalkanoate synthesis regulator DNA-binding domain-containing protein, translating into MAEEQTLIKKYSNRKLYDLNRSRYITLEEIGELIRHGGQVKIVDAETQEDLTNITLVQILLEEEKRRNLLPVSFLHQLIKHGEMYQDFFRQYLSSTQDAMLSMQRDAEKGIRQWAKMGGLGDIILPREPATEETPSASLKAELDSLKEKLKELEKKLGS; encoded by the coding sequence GTGGCGGAAGAGCAGACCCTCATTAAAAAGTACAGTAATCGTAAGCTCTACGATCTCAATCGGAGTCGGTACATCACGCTGGAGGAGATCGGCGAGTTAATCCGCCATGGGGGCCAAGTCAAGATCGTTGATGCCGAAACACAGGAAGATCTCACGAACATTACGCTCGTCCAGATCCTCCTCGAGGAGGAAAAGCGACGTAACCTGCTCCCCGTATCCTTCCTGCATCAGCTCATCAAACATGGAGAGATGTACCAGGATTTTTTCCGACAGTACCTCTCTTCCACGCAGGATGCCATGCTCTCCATGCAGCGCGATGCGGAAAAAGGGATCCGGCAGTGGGCAAAGATGGGGGGGCTCGGAGACATAATACTCCCGCGGGAGCCGGCCACCGAGGAAACACCATCAGCGAGCTTGAAGGCGGAGCTCGATTCCCTCAAGGAAAAGCTCAAGGAATTAGAGAAAAAGCTCGGATCCTAA
- a CDS encoding 2-isopropylmalate synthase, whose amino-acid sequence MATRILIFDTTLRDGEQSPGYSMNTREKLELARQLARLRVDIIEAGFPIASPDDFEAVRVVSQNIRDGIAIAGLCRTRDQDIDRAWEALQYAERPRIHTFIATSDIHMRYKLKMSREKVLESAVRAVKRARGYTDDVEFSCEDACRTDLDFLCRVVEAAIKAGATTINIPDTVGYTIPWEYGERIRHLMNHVPQIDRVIVSVHCHDDLGLAVANSLEGVRQGARQIECTINGIGERAGNASLEETVMGIRTRRDILDAETGVQTNEIYKASKLLTTITGIPVQPNKAIVGANAFAHEAGIHQHGMLSHALTYEIMTPESVGVPQSRLVLGKHSGRHALSKRLQDLGVDLGEEDLSKAFQRFKELCDKKKEVFDDDLLAIVEEQVLNLPDVYTLEHLQFASGTNMIPTATVRLRKEDEIHQESGWGDGPVDATFKAIDQVTGLHPSLKDYGIRAVTSGKDALGEVVVSIEVDGRTVIGRGTSTDVIEASAKAYLNAINRAVGRKTPPQKEVTEGV is encoded by the coding sequence ATGGCGACGCGGATTCTGATCTTTGATACCACATTGCGCGACGGAGAGCAGTCGCCTGGATACAGCATGAATACTCGTGAGAAGCTGGAGCTCGCTCGACAGCTCGCCCGGCTCCGGGTTGATATTATCGAGGCGGGGTTCCCGATCGCTTCCCCGGATGATTTTGAGGCCGTCAGGGTGGTTTCTCAGAATATCCGGGACGGGATTGCCATTGCGGGACTCTGCCGGACCCGAGACCAGGACATCGATCGGGCCTGGGAGGCGCTCCAGTACGCGGAGCGTCCGCGGATCCACACCTTCATCGCTACCTCCGACATCCACATGCGATACAAGCTCAAGATGAGTCGGGAGAAGGTGCTCGAATCGGCGGTCCGGGCTGTCAAGCGGGCGCGGGGCTATACGGATGACGTGGAGTTTTCCTGTGAGGATGCCTGTCGGACCGATCTGGACTTCCTCTGCCGGGTAGTGGAGGCAGCGATCAAGGCGGGGGCCACGACCATCAATATCCCGGATACGGTGGGATATACCATTCCGTGGGAGTATGGTGAGCGGATTCGCCATCTCATGAATCACGTCCCCCAAATCGACCGCGTGATCGTGAGTGTCCACTGCCATGACGACCTCGGCTTGGCCGTCGCCAATTCCCTGGAAGGGGTCAGGCAAGGAGCCCGGCAGATCGAGTGCACCATCAACGGCATCGGGGAGCGGGCCGGAAACGCCTCCCTGGAAGAGACCGTCATGGGGATCAGAACTCGACGGGATATCCTGGATGCGGAGACAGGAGTCCAGACCAACGAGATCTACAAGGCCTCGAAGCTCCTCACCACCATCACCGGCATTCCGGTCCAACCCAATAAGGCCATTGTCGGCGCCAACGCCTTTGCCCACGAAGCGGGAATCCATCAACACGGGATGCTGTCTCACGCGTTGACCTACGAGATCATGACGCCAGAGTCGGTGGGGGTGCCCCAGAGCCGTCTGGTTCTTGGCAAGCACTCGGGACGGCACGCCTTGAGCAAGCGGCTCCAGGATCTGGGCGTGGATCTCGGTGAGGAGGATCTGTCAAAGGCGTTTCAGCGATTTAAGGAGCTCTGCGACAAGAAGAAGGAGGTCTTCGACGACGATTTGTTGGCCATCGTCGAGGAACAAGTGCTGAACCTTCCCGACGTCTATACCCTGGAACATCTGCAGTTCGCCAGTGGAACCAATATGATCCCTACGGCCACGGTCCGCTTACGAAAAGAGGATGAGATCCATCAGGAGTCAGGGTGGGGGGATGGCCCGGTAGATGCGACCTTTAAGGCTATCGACCAGGTCACCGGGCTTCACCCTTCGTTGAAGGACTATGGCATCCGAGCCGTGACTTCGGGCAAGGATGCCTTGGGGGAGGTGGTGGTCTCCATCGAGGTCGACGGACGGACCGTCATCGGCCGAGGAACCTCCACCGATGTCATCGAGGCCAGTGCGAAGGCGTATCTGAACGCCATCAACCGGGCGGTGGGGCGGAAGACGCCTCCCCAGAAAGAGGTGACAGAGGGTGTCTGA
- a CDS encoding PilT/PilU family type 4a pilus ATPase: MDLRDLAKIAVERKASDLHIKVGGPPVIRVDHRLIPLTEMGKISQEDAIKMIFSVMNESQRDRFKEKREIDMAYSVAGLGRFRVNIFQQRSTVGMVMRVIPMKIMTIQELNLPPVVEKLSLETRGLLLVTGTTGSGKTTCLASMVEHMNTHRTAHIITIEDPIEYLIRDKECLVSQREVGTDTDSFAEALRSALRQDPDVILVGEMRDYETVSTALLASETGHLVLSTLHTVDAAETINRIISVFPPYQQRQIRLQLASLLKGIISLRLIPRADGRGRVPAAEVLVVTHTIRECIIDSDKTRKIPDFIAAGHSQYGMQTFDQSLMTLYRRSLVSYEEALLWASNPDDFALRVRGIEPAWDEVLKASEEDKSKVSGIERLTG; this comes from the coding sequence ATGGATCTTCGAGATCTCGCAAAAATTGCCGTTGAGCGGAAGGCCTCAGACCTGCATATCAAGGTGGGAGGCCCACCGGTCATTCGGGTCGACCATAGGCTCATCCCTCTCACCGAGATGGGGAAGATCAGTCAGGAAGACGCGATCAAGATGATCTTCTCCGTCATGAACGAAAGCCAAAGGGACCGGTTCAAGGAGAAGCGCGAGATCGACATGGCGTACAGCGTGGCCGGCCTCGGCCGCTTTCGTGTCAACATCTTCCAGCAACGCTCCACCGTCGGGATGGTCATGCGCGTCATTCCGATGAAAATCATGACTATCCAGGAGCTGAACCTTCCCCCCGTGGTGGAGAAGCTCTCTTTGGAGACCAGGGGATTGCTCCTGGTCACCGGCACAACCGGAAGCGGGAAGACCACCTGTCTGGCGTCTATGGTCGAGCATATGAACACACACCGGACAGCACATATCATCACCATCGAGGATCCGATCGAGTACCTCATTCGGGATAAAGAATGCCTGGTCAGCCAACGAGAGGTGGGAACCGACACTGATTCCTTTGCCGAGGCGCTTCGGAGTGCGCTTCGGCAGGATCCCGACGTCATTCTGGTGGGAGAGATGCGGGATTACGAGACGGTTTCTACGGCCCTCCTGGCGTCTGAAACCGGTCATTTGGTTTTGAGCACTCTGCATACGGTGGACGCCGCAGAGACGATCAACCGGATCATCTCCGTCTTTCCACCGTATCAGCAGCGGCAGATACGCCTCCAATTGGCCTCTCTCCTCAAGGGCATCATCTCGTTACGACTGATCCCACGCGCCGATGGACGGGGACGGGTCCCGGCCGCCGAGGTCTTGGTGGTGACGCATACCATTCGGGAATGTATCATCGATTCGGACAAGACCCGCAAGATTCCTGACTTCATTGCCGCCGGCCATAGTCAGTATGGCATGCAGACCTTTGATCAATCCCTCATGACACTGTACCGGCGCAGTCTCGTGAGCTATGAAGAGGCCCTTCTCTGGGCGTCCAACCCGGACGACTTTGCTCTCAGAGTCCGGGGGATCGAGCCAGCCTGGGACGAGGTATTGAAGGCCTCGGAGGAAGATAAGAGCAAGGTTTCTGGGATTGAGCGCCTGACTGGGTAA
- the recA gene encoding recombinase RecA, whose translation MSETRERERALDLAIAQIEKLYGKGAVMRLGRAGALEPIAAIPTGSLELDYALGIGGVPRGRVIEIFGPESSGKTTLALHIIAEAQRGKGGAAFVDAEHAMDPKYAMALGVNIDDLLISQPDTGEQALDITEVLVRSGAVDVVVIDSVAALVPRAEIEGEMGDPTMGLQARLMSQALRKLTAAISKSRTTVVFINQIREKIGVMFGNPETTTGGRALKFYASIRLDIRKIANIKEGDRVLGVRVRVRVVKNKVAPPFRDAEFDMIFGEGISRMSSLVDLGVAHKVIEKSGAWYSYGGDRIGQGRENAKRFLVENPPIADEIHGKLRALLGLDGAQKSEETSQTRGVREGQ comes from the coding sequence ATGAGTGAAACACGTGAACGGGAACGGGCACTCGATTTGGCCATCGCTCAGATCGAGAAGCTTTACGGGAAGGGAGCGGTCATGCGCCTCGGGAGGGCAGGGGCCTTGGAGCCGATTGCTGCCATTCCGACAGGGTCACTCGAACTGGATTACGCATTAGGAATCGGTGGTGTGCCCCGGGGACGGGTGATTGAGATTTTCGGTCCGGAGTCCTCGGGCAAGACGACGCTGGCGCTCCACATCATTGCTGAGGCCCAGCGGGGTAAGGGGGGGGCTGCCTTTGTCGATGCTGAACACGCGATGGACCCCAAGTATGCTATGGCGCTGGGAGTCAACATCGATGATCTCCTCATTTCCCAGCCGGACACGGGCGAGCAAGCCTTAGACATTACCGAGGTGTTAGTCCGAAGCGGTGCGGTCGATGTGGTGGTCATCGACTCGGTCGCCGCCTTGGTGCCCCGGGCCGAGATCGAGGGGGAGATGGGGGACCCGACCATGGGGCTTCAGGCCCGCCTCATGTCCCAGGCCCTGCGGAAGCTGACGGCGGCGATTTCGAAATCGAGAACGACTGTTGTCTTCATTAATCAGATCCGGGAGAAGATCGGCGTCATGTTCGGCAATCCCGAGACCACCACAGGTGGCCGGGCCCTCAAATTTTACGCCTCTATCCGCCTGGATATCCGCAAGATTGCAAACATCAAAGAGGGAGACAGGGTGCTTGGAGTACGGGTGCGGGTGCGGGTGGTGAAAAACAAGGTCGCCCCTCCCTTCCGCGATGCGGAATTTGACATGATCTTTGGGGAAGGCATCTCCCGCATGTCAAGCCTCGTGGACCTCGGGGTGGCCCACAAAGTGATTGAAAAGAGTGGTGCCTGGTACTCGTACGGCGGAGACAGGATCGGTCAGGGGCGGGAGAACGCGAAGCGGTTCTTGGTGGAAAATCCCCCCATCGCAGACGAGATTCACGGCAAGCTGCGGGCACTGCTGGGGTTGGACGGCGCCCAGAAATCTGAGGAAACTAGCCAAACCCGGGGTGTCCGGGAAGGACAGTGA
- the alaS gene encoding alanine--tRNA ligase: MRKLSGPEVRQSFLDYFASRGHAIVPSSSLVPREDPTLLFTNAGMVQFKDCFLGLDQRGYNRAASCQKCVRAGGKHNDLENVGRTARHHTFFEMLGNFSFGDYFKEEAIAYAWEWMTVDLGLPPERLWATIYKEDDEACELWQKLAGLPADRIVRLGEKDNFWAMGDTGPCGPCSEIVIDQGPEVGCGRPTCDIECDCDRYLELWNLVFMQFNRDASGTLTPLPKPSIDTGAGLERITAVVQGVHSNFDTDLLRPLVTAVEELSGRAYGARERDDVSMRVIADHARAATFLVSDGVLPSNEGRGYVLRRIVRRALRHGKLLGLEGPFLAQMTGRVVDHMKEQYPELQASRDRVARETLAEEERFGHTLRMAIPRLEEEIAQAKQSDAQIPADKLFKLYDTYGLPLDLMEELAQEQRLTLDRANFEAIMQRHREIAKASAVAMFKGTEVSPVLQELATSRSTPFVGYDQTEVEAEVTAIVKAGQSAEAVQEGEEAAIILDRTPFYAEAGGQVADVGTLQGSRGVADVLDVQRPLPGLTVHRVLIARGSIRKGDRLRAAIDAERRALVLKNHTATHLVHEALHRVLGDHVRQEGSLVAPDRLRFDFRHYGPTTAAELARIERMVNEQLWRNLPVMIEDGVPYEEALARGAKAFFADKYADRVRTVTVPGFGLELCGGTHVQAIGEIGLFKIASEGGVAAGIRRIEANTGPGAYDYLLREEAALQESADALKARPLELPEKVDRLTQRGGELEREIQRLRSRVAATVVEGLLKKVEAVEGLRVVRGRVEHFDQKGLRELVDRVRTKLGSGVVVLGTLADNRVAWVAGITPDIVPRVHAGKLVREMARMTGGEGGGRADLAEAGGKDPSRLDHALGQVPELVRQLLGEDGGKGS; this comes from the coding sequence ATGCGAAAACTGAGTGGACCGGAGGTTCGACAATCCTTCCTTGACTACTTCGCCTCGCGGGGGCATGCCATTGTTCCGAGCTCGTCCTTGGTTCCGAGGGAGGATCCCACGCTTCTCTTTACGAATGCTGGAATGGTCCAGTTCAAGGATTGCTTCCTCGGCCTGGACCAGCGGGGCTACAACCGGGCTGCCTCGTGCCAGAAGTGCGTCCGGGCCGGCGGGAAACATAATGATCTGGAAAACGTCGGGAGGACGGCACGGCACCACACCTTCTTTGAAATGCTCGGCAATTTCTCCTTTGGCGACTACTTCAAGGAAGAGGCTATCGCGTATGCCTGGGAGTGGATGACGGTAGATCTCGGTCTCCCCCCTGAACGGCTGTGGGCGACGATTTACAAGGAGGACGATGAAGCGTGTGAGTTGTGGCAGAAGCTAGCCGGCCTTCCCGCGGACCGGATTGTCCGCCTCGGTGAGAAGGACAACTTCTGGGCCATGGGCGACACAGGTCCCTGCGGACCGTGCTCAGAGATCGTCATCGATCAGGGACCGGAAGTGGGGTGCGGTCGCCCGACCTGCGACATCGAGTGTGACTGCGATCGGTACCTGGAGCTGTGGAACCTGGTCTTCATGCAGTTTAACCGAGATGCCAGTGGGACCCTGACCCCCTTGCCGAAGCCGAGTATCGATACCGGGGCAGGCCTGGAGCGAATCACGGCCGTCGTCCAGGGCGTACACAGCAATTTCGACACCGATCTCTTGCGTCCGCTTGTCACCGCCGTGGAGGAGCTTAGCGGGCGGGCGTACGGCGCTAGGGAGCGAGACGATGTCTCCATGCGGGTTATTGCCGATCATGCTCGGGCGGCCACATTCCTGGTGAGTGATGGGGTGTTACCCAGCAACGAGGGGCGGGGGTACGTCCTGAGGCGCATTGTCCGACGGGCCCTGCGGCACGGGAAGCTCTTAGGTCTTGAGGGACCGTTCCTGGCGCAGATGACGGGGCGTGTGGTTGATCATATGAAGGAACAGTACCCGGAGCTTCAGGCGAGTCGAGACCGCGTGGCACGCGAGACGCTTGCCGAAGAAGAACGCTTTGGCCACACCCTGCGCATGGCCATCCCGCGACTGGAAGAGGAAATCGCACAAGCGAAGCAGTCCGACGCTCAGATCCCAGCGGACAAATTATTCAAGTTGTATGACACGTATGGACTGCCACTCGATCTCATGGAGGAACTTGCCCAGGAACAGAGACTTACGCTCGATCGGGCGAATTTTGAAGCAATCATGCAACGTCACCGAGAAATAGCAAAGGCCAGTGCTGTGGCCATGTTCAAAGGGACTGAAGTCTCGCCCGTCTTGCAGGAGCTGGCGACCTCCCGCTCGACTCCCTTCGTCGGGTATGACCAGACCGAGGTTGAGGCCGAGGTAACCGCCATCGTGAAGGCGGGGCAGAGTGCCGAAGCAGTCCAAGAAGGGGAGGAAGCAGCGATCATCCTGGACCGTACCCCCTTTTATGCCGAGGCGGGGGGGCAGGTAGCAGATGTCGGGACCCTGCAGGGCTCACGGGGCGTGGCCGATGTTCTGGATGTTCAACGGCCCCTTCCTGGGTTGACGGTCCACCGGGTCCTGATCGCACGCGGGTCGATTCGGAAAGGAGACCGGTTACGCGCAGCCATTGATGCGGAACGGCGGGCGCTGGTTCTAAAGAACCACACTGCAACCCACCTGGTTCATGAAGCCCTTCATCGAGTTCTGGGGGATCATGTCCGACAGGAGGGGTCTTTGGTGGCTCCCGACCGTCTTCGGTTCGACTTTCGCCACTATGGACCAACGACGGCTGCGGAGCTTGCCCGCATCGAACGGATGGTGAACGAGCAGCTGTGGCGGAACCTCCCAGTGATGATCGAGGACGGGGTCCCGTACGAGGAAGCGCTAGCCCGAGGGGCCAAGGCCTTTTTTGCCGATAAATATGCAGACCGAGTTCGGACCGTGACGGTACCCGGATTCGGGCTTGAACTCTGCGGGGGAACGCATGTCCAGGCCATTGGCGAGATTGGCCTTTTCAAGATCGCCAGCGAAGGGGGGGTCGCTGCGGGTATCCGGCGTATTGAGGCCAATACCGGTCCGGGAGCCTACGACTACCTCCTGAGGGAGGAAGCTGCCCTTCAGGAATCGGCTGATGCGCTGAAGGCGCGGCCGCTCGAGCTTCCGGAGAAAGTGGATAGGCTAACCCAGCGGGGCGGAGAGCTGGAGCGGGAAATCCAGCGACTTCGAAGCCGGGTTGCAGCCACCGTTGTAGAGGGGTTGCTCAAAAAGGTTGAAGCCGTCGAAGGGCTTCGGGTCGTCCGGGGGCGCGTGGAACATTTCGACCAGAAGGGGCTTCGAGAACTCGTAGACCGAGTCCGGACAAAGCTTGGTTCGGGAGTGGTGGTTCTCGGGACCCTCGCGGATAACAGGGTGGCTTGGGTCGCCGGGATCACACCAGACATCGTGCCGCGAGTCCATGCTGGAAAGCTGGTGCGAGAGATGGCCCGGATGACGGGAGGAGAGGGGGGCGGTCGGGCCGACTTGGCCGAGGCCGGAGGGAAGGATCCGTCGAGGCTCGATCATGCCCTAGGTCAGGTCCCGGAACTCGTGCGCCAGCTGTTGGGTGAGGACGGAGGGAAGGGATCCTGA
- a CDS encoding amylo-alpha-1,6-glucosidase, with translation MKDVIRIRDEFYILATSSLADDRTRVLKEGETFAVFDRFGDIQATGLGEQGLYHEGTRFLSRLEVRLDDQRPLLLSSTVREDNALLTVDLTNPDISLDGRIALLRDTLHLFRSKLLWQGCCYERFRLHNYAHHPVEISITVRLAADFADIFEVRGVKRAQRGTLLPAEVEDSRLVLGYRGLDGVVRRTRVQFSPEPTSLADSEVAWKIRMGPHSETTVFLTVSCEAEPPGPAIWTYDQAAAMTAKALQQAASRTSSIYTSNEQFNDLVNRSLADVHMMVTYTDKGPFPYAGIPWFSTPFGRDALITALELLWLDPDIARGVLAFLASTQAKEALPESDAEPGKIVHEIRRGEMATLGEIPFGRYYGSVDATPLFVFLAGAYYDRTGEMPFIEELWPSIEMALEWIDRWGDMDGDGFVEYSRRSAHGLIHQGWKDSDDAVFHADGTLAEGAIAPCEVQAYVYAAKTAAAALADRLGKAELAVRLQHEARTLQERFEEAFWCEDLGTYALALDGDKRPCRVKSSNAGQCLFSGIVAPERARRVAETLLHHDSFSGWGVRTVAASEARYNPMSYHNGSVWPHDNALIAFGLARYGLTDPLFRIVTGLFDSSLFTDLHRLPELFCGFPRRPGEGPTPYPVACAPQSWAASSVFLLLQACLGLSFNAAEQEIRFSHPVLPPFLQTVEIKQLRMNEASLDLVLRRHDHDVGIEVLRKEGEARITTVK, from the coding sequence GTGAAAGACGTCATTCGCATCAGAGACGAGTTTTACATTCTGGCGACCTCATCCCTCGCGGACGATCGGACACGGGTCTTGAAAGAGGGGGAAACCTTCGCCGTTTTCGACCGCTTCGGCGATATCCAGGCGACCGGCCTAGGGGAACAAGGGCTGTACCACGAGGGGACGCGGTTCCTGAGCCGCCTGGAAGTGCGGCTGGATGACCAACGCCCACTGCTGTTGAGCTCCACTGTGCGGGAGGATAACGCCCTCCTGACCGTAGACCTCACCAACCCGGACATTTCACTTGACGGGCGGATAGCCCTGCTCCGAGACACCCTGCACCTGTTTCGCTCGAAGCTGCTCTGGCAGGGTTGCTGCTACGAGCGCTTCCGATTACACAACTATGCCCACCATCCTGTGGAGATCTCCATCACCGTCCGACTCGCAGCCGACTTTGCCGACATCTTCGAGGTGCGCGGGGTCAAGCGGGCACAGCGGGGCACCCTCCTGCCCGCCGAGGTGGAAGACTCGCGTCTCGTCTTGGGCTATCGAGGCCTCGATGGGGTTGTCCGCCGGACCCGTGTGCAGTTCTCTCCAGAACCGACGAGCCTTGCCGACTCCGAGGTTGCCTGGAAAATCCGAATGGGCCCCCACAGCGAGACGACGGTTTTTCTCACCGTCTCTTGCGAAGCCGAGCCCCCCGGGCCAGCAATCTGGACCTACGATCAAGCGGCTGCCATGACGGCGAAGGCCTTGCAACAGGCCGCATCCCGGACCTCTAGCATTTACACATCTAACGAGCAGTTCAACGACCTCGTGAACCGTTCGCTGGCGGATGTCCACATGATGGTCACCTACACGGACAAGGGGCCCTTCCCCTATGCCGGGATCCCCTGGTTCTCGACCCCCTTTGGTCGGGATGCGCTCATCACTGCCTTAGAGCTTCTCTGGTTGGATCCCGATATTGCACGCGGAGTGCTGGCCTTTCTCGCCTCCACCCAGGCAAAAGAGGCCTTGCCTGAGAGCGATGCTGAACCCGGTAAGATCGTCCATGAGATTCGGCGGGGAGAGATGGCCACGCTTGGCGAGATTCCCTTCGGGCGCTACTACGGCAGTGTCGATGCCACCCCCCTGTTTGTGTTTCTGGCGGGAGCGTACTACGACCGAACTGGAGAGATGCCTTTCATTGAAGAACTCTGGCCTTCCATCGAAATGGCGCTTGAATGGATTGACCGCTGGGGCGACATGGACGGAGACGGCTTCGTGGAGTACAGCCGACGGTCTGCCCACGGGTTGATCCATCAAGGGTGGAAGGACTCCGACGACGCCGTATTCCACGCTGACGGCACCCTCGCAGAGGGCGCCATCGCCCCCTGCGAGGTACAGGCGTACGTGTATGCTGCCAAGACGGCCGCCGCCGCACTGGCCGATCGTCTCGGCAAGGCCGAACTGGCTGTGAGGCTCCAACATGAAGCCCGAACCCTCCAAGAACGGTTCGAAGAGGCCTTCTGGTGTGAGGATCTTGGGACGTATGCTCTGGCGCTCGACGGCGACAAACGCCCCTGTCGGGTTAAATCTTCAAACGCCGGACAATGTCTCTTTTCGGGAATCGTAGCCCCAGAGCGAGCCCGGCGAGTAGCTGAGACCTTGCTTCACCACGATTCCTTCAGTGGATGGGGCGTCCGGACAGTGGCTGCATCCGAGGCCCGTTACAATCCCATGTCCTACCACAACGGCTCAGTCTGGCCCCATGATAATGCCCTGATTGCCTTCGGACTGGCACGGTACGGACTTACCGACCCGCTTTTCCGGATTGTTACGGGGCTCTTCGACTCCAGTCTCTTTACGGATCTCCATCGGTTGCCTGAACTCTTCTGCGGATTTCCTCGCCGCCCCGGGGAGGGCCCCACCCCGTACCCTGTGGCCTGTGCGCCCCAATCGTGGGCGGCCAGCTCCGTGTTTCTTCTCCTCCAAGCCTGCCTCGGACTCTCATTTAACGCTGCGGAACAAGAGATTCGCTTCTCCCATCCGGTGCTGCCTCCGTTCCTGCAGACGGTGGAGATAAAGCAGCTGCGAATGAACGAGGCCTCCCTCGACCTCGTGCTGCGCCGTCACGACCACGACGTCGGGATCGAGGTCCTAAGGAAGGAGGGGGAGGCCAGGATCACGACCGTGAAATGA